The Micropterus dolomieu isolate WLL.071019.BEF.003 ecotype Adirondacks linkage group LG22, ASM2129224v1, whole genome shotgun sequence genome contains a region encoding:
- the adck2 gene encoding uncharacterized aarF domain-containing protein kinase 2 isoform X1: MTTMAFGARTVLLNLRYTLQKAGYFTRTRLIQSSRTSLVKRGQILTQIPKVTLLCWGAVNVSSCAPRCQEATLSSQTADRKSLAKVQVHKVLFFLRLSLRALVLLLKFGPLLLLSPLALVSARWASRWLDALLWVTETSGPTFIKLGQWASTRRDIFSQEFCERFSRLHVKVRPHSWAHTKQCLRRAFGEGWRMVLVIESKEPVGSGCVAQVYRGWAKADQVADPAFQSLVEEMEKEDLLEAWEIPGLGGVASSLWQLWRGRKEEEGYKERSPGEGQQVGSSAEKERLMPVAIKVIHPGIRMQVEMDLLLMKAGSWLLHCLPGLKWLSLCEIVEEFEKLMTKQIDLRFEARNIERFRDNFRDVDYVKFPTPLRPFVTRTILVETFEESQPISNYLSSEIPQEVKQRIARMGVDTMLKMVFVDNFVHGDLHPGNILVQCWEPVPGSRDSAAGISGEACGKTTLTDLWDTVVVSVRPVPCPLQLVLLDAGIVAQLSDRDLANFKAVFTAVVLCQGERVAELILNHARANECQDVPQFKKEMAQLVDHALTNTLSLGKIQVGELLSKVFGLLIKHKVKLESNFASIVFAIMVLEGLGRSLDPNLDILELAKPLLLKNCSSLL, encoded by the exons ATGACCACGATGGCCTTTGGAGCAAGAACAGTCCTGCTCAACCTGAGGTACACACTCCAGAAAGCAGGCTACTTTACTAGAACCAGACTCATCCAGAGCTCCAGGACATCGCTTGTTAAAAGAGGGCAGATTTTAACCCAAATACCCAAGGTGACATTGTTATGTTGGGGCGCAGTCAATGTATCATCCTGTGCACCCAGATGCCAGGAAGCAACTCTTTCATCCCAAACCGCTGACAGGAAGTCTCTAGCGAAAGTCCAGGTGCACAAAGTTCTATTTTTTCTCCGGCTAAGCCTTCGTGCATTGGTGCTGCTCCTCAAATTTGGgccccttctcctcctctcccccttgGCTCTGGTGTCCGCTCGCTGGGCATCTCGCTGGCTGGATGCTCTGCTGTGGGTGACTGAAACATCTGGTCCCACTTTCATCAAGCTGGGGCAGTGGGCCAGCACCAGGCGGGACATCTTCTCTCAGGAGTTTTGTGAACGCTTCTCCAGGCTCCACGTAAAGGTGCGCCCTCACTCCTGGGCCCACACCAAGCAGTGTCTCAGGAGGGCTTTTGGCGAGGGCTGGAGGATGGTTTTAGTGATTGAGAGCAAAGAGCCAGTGGGTTCTGGATGTGTGGCCCAGGTGTACAGAGGATGGGCGAAGGCGGACCAGGTGGCAGATCCAGCCTTCCAGTCGCTGGtggaagagatggagaaagaagaCTTGTTGGAAGCCTGGGAGATCCCGGGTCTGGGAGGAGTGGCAAGCTCCCTGTGGCAGCTCTggagggggaggaaggaggaggaaggctATAAGGAGAGAAGTCCTGGAGAGGGGCAGCAGGTGGGGAGCAGTGCAGAGAAGGAGCGTCTAATGCCTGTGGCTATCAAG GTGATCCACCCAGGCATCAGGATGCAGGTAGAAATGGACCTACTGCTGATGAAAGCGGGCAGTTGGCTCCTGCACTGCCTGCCCGGACTCAAGTGGCTCAGTCTGTGTGAGATAGTAGAGGAGTTTGAGAAGCTAATGACCAAACAG attgaTCTCCGTTTTGAGGCCAGGAACATCGAGCGTTTCCGGGATAATTTTCGTGATGTGGATTATGTCAAGTTCCCAACTCCATTACGACCATTTGTCACCAGGACCATTTTAGTGGAAACTTTTGAA GAGAGTCAGCCCATATCCAACTACCTGAGCTCCGAGATTCCTCAGGAGGTGAAGCAGAGGATAGCCAGGATGGGAGTGGACACGATGCTGAAGATG GTTTTTGTGGACAACTTTGTCCACGGGGATCTCCATCCCGGAAACATTCTGGTCCAGTGTTGGGAGCCGGTTCCTGGTTCCAGGGACAGTGCTGCAGGTATCTCAGGGGAGGCCTGTGGTAAGACCACACTCACTGACTTGTGGGACACAGTGGTGGTCAGCGTCAGGCCGGTCCCGTGTCCTCTTCAGCTGGTGCTGCTGGACGCCGGCATCGTAGCCCAGCTAAGTGATCGTGATCTTGCCAACTTCAAGGCCGTCTTCACAGCTGTGGTCCTGTGTCAG GGTGAGCGAGTGGCAGAGTTGATCCTGAATCACGCTCGGGCCAACGAGTGCCAAGACGTGCCGCAGTTTAAGAAGGAAATGGCCCAGCTGGTGGACCATGCCCTCACCAACACCCTCTCTTTGGGAAAG ATCCAAGTTGGTGAATTGCTGTCCAAAGTCTTTGGTTTACTCATCAAACACAAG GTGAAGCTGGAAAGTAATTTCGCCTCCATCGTGTTTGCCATCATGGTGCTAGAGGGTCTGGGCAGGTCACTCGATCCGAACTTGGACATCCTGGAATTGGCCAAACCCCTGCTGCTAAAGAACTGTTCTTCACTGCTCTGa
- the adck2 gene encoding uncharacterized aarF domain-containing protein kinase 2 isoform X2: protein MTTMAFGARTVLLNLRYTLQKAGYFTRTRLIQSSRTSLVKRGQILTQIPKVTLLCWGAVNVSSCAPRCQEATLSSQTADRKSLAKVQVHKVLFFLRLSLRALVLLLKFGPLLLLSPLALVSARWASRWLDALLWVTETSGPTFIKLGQWASTRRDIFSQEFCERFSRLHVKVRPHSWAHTKQCLRRAFGEGWRMVLVIESKEPVGSGCVAQVYRGWAKADQVADPAFQSLVEEMEKEDLLEAWEIPGLGGVASSLWQLWRGRKEEEGYKERSPGEGQQVGSSAEKERLMPVAIKVIHPGIRMQVEMDLLLMKAGSWLLHCLPGLKWLSLCEIVEEFEKLMTKQIDLRFEARNIERFRDNFRDVDYVKFPTPLRPFVTRTILVETFEESQPISNYLSSEIPQEVKQRIARMGVDTMLKMVFVDNFVHGDLHPGNILVQCWEPVPGSRDSAAGISGEACGKTTLTDLWDTVVVSVRPVPCPLQLVLLDAGIVAQLSDRDLANFKAVFTAVVLCQGERVAELILNHARANECQDVPQFKKEMAQLVDHALTNTLSLGKIQVGELLSKVFGLLIKHKGGLAYEAAALWRPLVNAFSK from the exons ATGACCACGATGGCCTTTGGAGCAAGAACAGTCCTGCTCAACCTGAGGTACACACTCCAGAAAGCAGGCTACTTTACTAGAACCAGACTCATCCAGAGCTCCAGGACATCGCTTGTTAAAAGAGGGCAGATTTTAACCCAAATACCCAAGGTGACATTGTTATGTTGGGGCGCAGTCAATGTATCATCCTGTGCACCCAGATGCCAGGAAGCAACTCTTTCATCCCAAACCGCTGACAGGAAGTCTCTAGCGAAAGTCCAGGTGCACAAAGTTCTATTTTTTCTCCGGCTAAGCCTTCGTGCATTGGTGCTGCTCCTCAAATTTGGgccccttctcctcctctcccccttgGCTCTGGTGTCCGCTCGCTGGGCATCTCGCTGGCTGGATGCTCTGCTGTGGGTGACTGAAACATCTGGTCCCACTTTCATCAAGCTGGGGCAGTGGGCCAGCACCAGGCGGGACATCTTCTCTCAGGAGTTTTGTGAACGCTTCTCCAGGCTCCACGTAAAGGTGCGCCCTCACTCCTGGGCCCACACCAAGCAGTGTCTCAGGAGGGCTTTTGGCGAGGGCTGGAGGATGGTTTTAGTGATTGAGAGCAAAGAGCCAGTGGGTTCTGGATGTGTGGCCCAGGTGTACAGAGGATGGGCGAAGGCGGACCAGGTGGCAGATCCAGCCTTCCAGTCGCTGGtggaagagatggagaaagaagaCTTGTTGGAAGCCTGGGAGATCCCGGGTCTGGGAGGAGTGGCAAGCTCCCTGTGGCAGCTCTggagggggaggaaggaggaggaaggctATAAGGAGAGAAGTCCTGGAGAGGGGCAGCAGGTGGGGAGCAGTGCAGAGAAGGAGCGTCTAATGCCTGTGGCTATCAAG GTGATCCACCCAGGCATCAGGATGCAGGTAGAAATGGACCTACTGCTGATGAAAGCGGGCAGTTGGCTCCTGCACTGCCTGCCCGGACTCAAGTGGCTCAGTCTGTGTGAGATAGTAGAGGAGTTTGAGAAGCTAATGACCAAACAG attgaTCTCCGTTTTGAGGCCAGGAACATCGAGCGTTTCCGGGATAATTTTCGTGATGTGGATTATGTCAAGTTCCCAACTCCATTACGACCATTTGTCACCAGGACCATTTTAGTGGAAACTTTTGAA GAGAGTCAGCCCATATCCAACTACCTGAGCTCCGAGATTCCTCAGGAGGTGAAGCAGAGGATAGCCAGGATGGGAGTGGACACGATGCTGAAGATG GTTTTTGTGGACAACTTTGTCCACGGGGATCTCCATCCCGGAAACATTCTGGTCCAGTGTTGGGAGCCGGTTCCTGGTTCCAGGGACAGTGCTGCAGGTATCTCAGGGGAGGCCTGTGGTAAGACCACACTCACTGACTTGTGGGACACAGTGGTGGTCAGCGTCAGGCCGGTCCCGTGTCCTCTTCAGCTGGTGCTGCTGGACGCCGGCATCGTAGCCCAGCTAAGTGATCGTGATCTTGCCAACTTCAAGGCCGTCTTCACAGCTGTGGTCCTGTGTCAG GGTGAGCGAGTGGCAGAGTTGATCCTGAATCACGCTCGGGCCAACGAGTGCCAAGACGTGCCGCAGTTTAAGAAGGAAATGGCCCAGCTGGTGGACCATGCCCTCACCAACACCCTCTCTTTGGGAAAG ATCCAAGTTGGTGAATTGCTGTCCAAAGTCTTTGGTTTACTCATCAAACACAAG GGAGGTCTAGCTTACGAGGCTGCTGCTTTGTGGAGGCCACTGGTTAATGCTttttcaaaatga